From the genome of Halomonas sp. LR3S48:
GCGAAGCCGGTGACCAGCAGCGCGGGCAGGGTGCCGAGCCCGAAAGCGCCCATCAGCGCCGCGCCACGCAGTGGATCCGCGGTGGCCAGGCTCCAGGCCAGCATCGAGTAGACCAGTCCGCAGGGCAGCCAGCCCCATACCGCGCCGAGGCCGATGGCCTGGGGAATCTTCACCACCGGCATCAGCCGCTTGCCGATGGGCTCCAGGTAGCGCCACAGGTGCCTCCCCACGGCTTCCACCCGCAGCAGGCCTTTCCACCAATTGGCGATGTAGAGCGCCATCAGGATCAGCATGACGGCCGCGAACAGCTGCAGCCCGATTCGCGCACTCGAAGACAGTGCCACCAGGGTGCCGAGCGAGGCCACCAGCGCTCCGGCGGCCATGTAGCTCGCGATACGACCGAGGTTGTAGCCGAGCAGCAGCCCGGAAAGCCTGGTGGGACTGCGCATGCTGGGTGGCACGGCGAAGGTCAGCGCGCTCATGATGCCGCCGCACATGCCGATGCAGTGCGCGCCGCCAAGCAGGCCGAAGACGAAGGCCGCCAGGAGTGGCGGCAGGCCGAGTCCAGTGGGGTCCATCAGCGCTCCGCCGAGCCGTCGTCGTCTGCGTCGGCCTGGTGGCGCTGGGTGGCCTGTCGCCGCTTATCGCGTTCCGCCGGCGTCAGGTCGTTCTCGTCCTCATCGAACAGGATACGATGGGCGGGGCCCTCGAGGTCCTCGAACTGGTCGTTCTTGACCGCCCAGAAGAAGGCCCACACGGCCAGGCCGAGCAGGATCAGCGAGAGCGGGATGAGCAGGTAGAGGATGGTCATGCATTCACCAGTTGTGCATCGGGACCCGGCGTCGGGCTGGGACGCAGGCGGAAGCGGTTGAGCCGCAGCGCATTGCCCACCACCACCAGCGAACTTCCCGACATGCCCAGTGCCGCAACCCAGGGCGGCACGATGCCGATGGCGGCCAACGGCAGTGCCGAAAGGTTGTAGCACACCGACCAGATCATGTTCTGGCGCATGATACGCCGTGTGGCACGGGCGATCTCGATCGCCTCGACGATACGCATCAGGCGCGGGCTCAGCAACACCGCGTCTGCGCTGGTGCGGGCCAGGTCGGTGGCGCCGTTCATGGCAATCGACACGTCGGCGCCGGCAAGCACCGGTACGTCGTTGATGCCGTCGCCGATCATGGCCACCTTCTCGCCGGCCGCCTGCCGCTCGCGGATGCGTTCTAGCTTGCCCTCTGGGCTGACAGCGGCATGCCAGGTGTCGATGCCCAACTGCTCGGCCAGGCTACCTGCGGCATCGACGGTATCGCCCGAGAGCAGCTCCACCTGGATGCCGCGCGCCTTCAGTGCCGCCACGGTCTCGGCGGCATCGTCGCGCAGCCGGTCGCGTAGGGCGAACCAGGCACGCGGCTCGCCCTCCTCGCCGAGCAGCAGCCACTGGCCGTCGCCCGGGGCGGCGAGGGCATGGCCGGGGGCAACGAAGTCGGGGCGGCCCAGGCGCCATCGTTTGCCGTCGATCACGCCTTCCACGCCCCGGCCGGTGTGGCTCGTCCTGTCGCTTGCCTCCAGCATGGCATCGCGCCAAGGCCGGAAAGCGCGGGCAATGGGGTGCTCCGAATGCGCTTCCAGTGTGGCGCCGATTACCCTGACGCGCTCCGTCGAAAGCCCGCCGAGCGGGCGGGTATCGGTCAGGTGGATTTCGCCGCCGGTCAGGGTGCCGGTCTTGTCGAAGATCACCCGGTCGACCTGGGACAGCGACTCGATGGCATCGGCACGGGTAATCAGTACGCCGCGGCGCCGCAGCTGGCCATGGCCCGCCGTCAGCGCGGTGGGCGTGGCCAGTGCCAGGGCGCAGGGGCAGGTCACTACCAGCACGGATAGCATGACCCACAGCATGCGAC
Proteins encoded in this window:
- a CDS encoding sulfite exporter TauE/SafE family protein; protein product: MDPTGLGLPPLLAAFVFGLLGGAHCIGMCGGIMSALTFAVPPSMRSPTRLSGLLLGYNLGRIASYMAAGALVASLGTLVALSSSARIGLQLFAAVMLILMALYIANWWKGLLRVEAVGRHLWRYLEPIGKRLMPVVKIPQAIGLGAVWGWLPCGLVYSMLAWSLATADPLRGAALMGAFGLGTLPALLVTGFAARQLGALIRHPATRTIAALTIIAFALWQVVALLPHAALGH
- the ccoS gene encoding cbb3-type cytochrome oxidase assembly protein CcoS, with translation MTILYLLIPLSLILLGLAVWAFFWAVKNDQFEDLEGPAHRILFDEDENDLTPAERDKRRQATQRHQADADDDGSAER